CGTCGCCCACCCTGCGGGCCCGCAGCGCGAAGTCGAAGAGGTTGTAGGCCAGGCAGAGCGGCACGTCCGACGGGGGAAAGGGCGGGAGCTCCCCCGCCAGCAGCCCCTGCACGCGGCGCGTCGCCCACAGCTCCCCCAGCCGTTGCGCCGCGGGCCATCGGTCCCCCCGCAGGTGGGCCTCGATGGCCTCGGCGCAGAGCTCGTCCTCCTCGGTGGGCTCTCGGGCGGCCCGTCCCATGGCCACCAGCGTCACCCGCGCGGGCTCCAACCGGCGGATGGCGAGGGCCGTCGCCACGGCGTTGGCCAGGGAGGCGACGTAGGTGCGCCTCGCCTTGCGGCTGAAGATGACACCCTGCGTGCCGGCGCCGGTGCGCTGCACGAAGGGCCGGCCCGCCAGGCGCAGCCCACCGGCCACGGCCCTCAGGAGCTCGCTGGGCGAGTTGCCCATGTCGTAGCCAGGCAACGGCCAGGCGCCGGCCTCGCCCGAGAGGACGGCGTCGGGGTAGCGCTCCCGCAGGGCCCATCCGCGCTCCTTCTCGGCCACGGCCAGCACGGGCCGCGCACCCAGCGCCGCCGCGTAGGCCGAGACGCTGAAGGCGCGGAAGACGTCGATGATGACCACCACGCCCTCGGCCTCGACGGCACCGGCCAGCAGACGCGTCCGGCGGATCTCCATGCCTCGAGCCCTTCTCGCGGGGACCCCTCTCGTGGGGGATGCGCTCGAAAGCGCCGCCATTATAGCATGCGCCCGGCAGGGGAGAGCCTGTCCCGGGGCGAATCATGGGGCGAATAATTGTGATTGCTAGAACGGAGGTGGGTCGGGTGGGGCAGACCAGCGCCGGCGGGCGGCTGCGGGTGCGACGGGCGGCCGTCATCGGCGCGGGCGTGATGGGCTCGCAGATCGCCGGCTGGATGGCGAGCCTGGGTATCGCCTGCGAGCTGCTGGACCTGGCGTCGCCTGGTCCTGACAGAAACCGGTTAGCGGAGCAGGGCCTGCGCCGGCTGGGCCAGATGAAGCCCGCGCCCCTGACGAGCCCGGCGGCGGCCCGTCTCATCCGGGCGGGCAACATCGAGGACCACAAAGAGCGCTTGCAGGACGTCGACCTGGTCATCGAGGCCATCGTGGAGGACCTGGGCGCCAAGCAGGCCCTGTGGGCGGAGCTGGAGCCGTGGATCGCGCCGCGGGCCGTCATCGCCACCAACACCTCGGGGCTGTCGGTGACCGGGCAGGCCCGGGGCCGGTCGGAGGCCTTCCGCCGGCGCTTCCTGGGCATCCACTTCTTCAACCCGCCGCGCTACCTGCGCCTGGTGGAGGTGATCCCCACCGCCGAGACGGACCCCGCCGTGGTGGAGGCGGTGCAGATCTGGCTGCGGCGCATCCTGGGCAAGGTGCCCGTGCTGGCGCGGGACACCCCCAACTTCATCGGCAACCGCATCGGCGTCTACTCGCTGCAGGTGACCCTGGCGGCGATGCAGCGCCACGGGCTGTCGGTGGAGGCCGTGGACCTGGTGACGGGGCCCGTCATGGGGCGCCCCAAGAGCGCCACGTTTCGGACGCTGGACCTGGTGGGGCTCGACACCTACCTCCACGTCCTGAGAAGCGGGGCCTCCCGCACGGACGACCCCGAGGAGCGAGCCCTGCTGGCGGTGCCGCCCATCGTGGCGGCCATGGTGGAGCGGGGCCTGCTGGGAGAGAAGAGCGGGGGCGGTTTCTACCGGCGTGCCGGGCGGTCGGGGGAGGAGGGCGGTCGCGCCATCGAGGTGCTGGACTGGGAGAGCCTGACCTACCGGCCTCGCCAGTCCGTGCGCTTCGACTCGGTGGACCGCGCCATGGCTGCCCCGCCCGAGCGGCGGCTGTCGACGCTGCTCGCAGGCGACGACGCCGCGGCCGCCTTCGCCCGGGAAGTCGTCTACAGGGTGCTGGCCTTCGCGGCGGCCAAGGCCCCTTCCATCGCCTACGGCGTGGTGGACGTGGATCGGGCCATGCGCCACGGCTTCTCCTGGGAGCAGGGCCCCTTCGAGCTCTGGGATCGGCTCGGGCTCGAGCCCCTGGCGGAGGCCATGGCCCGGGAGGGGATCGAGGTGCCGGAGCTGGTGCGGGCGGTGCTGGCCAGCGGCGGCTCCTCCTTCTACCGGGAGGCAGCGCAGGCCGGGGAGCCGGGGCAGGTGGAGGCGGTGGCCTTCGTCGAGGCGCCGGCTCGAGGGGACGACGGTCCTTCCATCGCCTACCGGCCGGTCGTTTTGCCGCCCGAGCACCTGAGCGTGCCGCGGCTGGAGGCACGCGGGGCCACGGTCTGGACGGGGCCCAGCGCGACGCTGCTGGACCTGGGCGAGGACGTGGCCGGCCTGCGCTGCCATGCGCCCAAGGCGGCCATCGACGACGCCCTGGTGGAGGCGCTGGAGCGCGCCCTGTCGGAGCTGGGCGGCCGCTTCCGGGGGCTCGTCGTCTTCGCCGACGGCCCCGACTTCTCCGTCGGCGCCAACCTCTTCCACATCCTGGTAGCGGCCCGCCAGGGGGCCTGGTCGCAGCTGGAGGCGGTGGTGCGGCGCTTCCAGGCGGTCAACATGGCGCTCAAGTACGCGCCGGCCCCCGTGGCGGTGGCCGTCGCCGGCCGCGTGCTGGGCGGGGGCGCCGAGATGCTCCTGCACGCCCCGGCCGCCCTGGCGGCGGTGGAGAGCTACATCGGCCTGGTGGAGACGGGCGTCGGCCTCATCCCGGCCGGTGGCGGCACCAAGGAGATGCTGGTGCGCACCCTGGCACGGCTGCCCGAGGGTCGGCCCGTCGACGTGCAGCCGCTGGTGGCATGGGCCTTCGAGGTCATCGCCACGGCCAGCGTCGCCACCAGCGCCCACGAGGCCCGGTCGCTGGGCTACCTGCGGCCAGAGGACGCCGTGGTGGCGGACCGTGACGCCCTGCTCTACCACGCCCGCCAGCGAGTCATCGAGATGGACGAGGCCGGCTGGATGCCGCCGGCGCCCCCGATCATCGCCGCGCCGGGACGAGACGTCGAGGCGGCGCTGGTGGCGGGGGTGCTGGACTGGTGGCGTTCGCGGCGCATCACCGACTACGAGGTGACCATCGGCAAGGCTCTGGCCCACGTCCTGTGCGGGGGTGGGGTGCCGGGCGGCACGGA
This genomic interval from Limnochorda sp. LNt contains the following:
- a CDS encoding 2-phosphosulfolactate phosphatase yields the protein MEIRRTRLLAGAVEAEGVVVIIDVFRAFSVSAYAAALGARPVLAVAEKERGWALRERYPDAVLSGEAGAWPLPGYDMGNSPSELLRAVAGGLRLAGRPFVQRTGAGTQGVIFSRKARRTYVASLANAVATALAIRRLEPARVTLVAMGRAAREPTEEDELCAEAIEAHLRGDRWPAAQRLGELWATRRVQGLLAGELPPFPPSDVPLCLAYNLFDFALRARRVGDVAVIRPIRVPEARLYPATVPDRPVGPTGRGSP
- a CDS encoding 3-hydroxyacyl-CoA dehydrogenase NAD-binding domain-containing protein; its protein translation is MGQTSAGGRLRVRRAAVIGAGVMGSQIAGWMASLGIACELLDLASPGPDRNRLAEQGLRRLGQMKPAPLTSPAAARLIRAGNIEDHKERLQDVDLVIEAIVEDLGAKQALWAELEPWIAPRAVIATNTSGLSVTGQARGRSEAFRRRFLGIHFFNPPRYLRLVEVIPTAETDPAVVEAVQIWLRRILGKVPVLARDTPNFIGNRIGVYSLQVTLAAMQRHGLSVEAVDLVTGPVMGRPKSATFRTLDLVGLDTYLHVLRSGASRTDDPEERALLAVPPIVAAMVERGLLGEKSGGGFYRRAGRSGEEGGRAIEVLDWESLTYRPRQSVRFDSVDRAMAAPPERRLSTLLAGDDAAAAFAREVVYRVLAFAAAKAPSIAYGVVDVDRAMRHGFSWEQGPFELWDRLGLEPLAEAMAREGIEVPELVRAVLASGGSSFYREAAQAGEPGQVEAVAFVEAPARGDDGPSIAYRPVVLPPEHLSVPRLEARGATVWTGPSATLLDLGEDVAGLRCHAPKAAIDDALVEALERALSELGGRFRGLVVFADGPDFSVGANLFHILVAARQGAWSQLEAVVRRFQAVNMALKYAPAPVAVAVAGRVLGGGAEMLLHAPAALAAVESYIGLVETGVGLIPAGGGTKEMLVRTLARLPEGRPVDVQPLVAWAFEVIATASVATSAHEARSLGYLRPEDAVVADRDALLYHARQRVIEMDEAGWMPPAPPIIAAPGRDVEAALVAGVLDWWRSRRITDYEVTIGKALAHVLCGGGVPGGTERTEWQILDLEREAFLRLLGQEKTRARIEHVLTTGRPLRN